The following nucleotide sequence is from Salinispirillum sp. LH 10-3-1.
CCCACTGCCCAGAAACAGGTTGGAGGTGGGGCAGAAGGCTAATGCGGAGCCGGTTTCCGCCAATCGTTCGTATTCATGGTCGCACAGATGGATGCCGTGGGCGAATACCGAGCGCTCACTGAGCAGTTGGTAGCGGTCGTACACATCCAGGTAATGTCGGCTTTCAGGAAACAGTGCCTGCACCCACTCAATTTCTTTTTTGTTTTCCGACAGGTGCGTATGCAAATAGAGATCGGGGTATTCGTGCAGAAGCTTTGCCGCTAAGGTCATTTGCTCGTGGCTGCTGGTCGGCGCGAAGCGCGGCGTGACGGCATAATGCAAACGGCCTTTGCCGTGCCAACGCTCGATCAGTGCTTTGCTGTCGTTATAACCGCTTTCGGCGGTATCCAACAGGTACTCCGGCGCGTTGCGGTCCATTAATACTTTACCGCAAATCATACGCAAGTCGCGCGCCGCTGCTTCGGCAAAAAAAGCATCAACGGAGGCCGCGTGTACCGTGCCAAACACCAATGCTGTGGTGGTGCCGTTGCGCAGCAGCTCGTTTAAAAAGACGTTCGCAGTTTGGGCCGCGTGCTCGGAGTCGGCGAAGCGTTGTTCCGCGGGAAAAGTGTAGTTGTTCAGCCAGTCCAGTAATTGTTCGCCGTAAGAGGCGATCATGTCGGTTTGCGGGTAGTGAATGTGAGTGTCAACAAAGCCCGCTGTAATCAGCGCGTTCGGGCAGGCGATTACCTCCGCATCCTGCCGCAAGTCAGGCAACAGGGTTTCTGCTGGCCCCAGGCCGGTGATGCGTCCGTGTTCAGTAATCAACAAACCATCGGCGAAGTATTCATAGGATGCTTCTAAGCCCACTTCTGCGGGGTC
It contains:
- the guaD gene encoding guanine deaminase, which gives rise to MSLAPSSLRAWRGPIVHSVADPAEVGLEASYEYFADGLLITEHGRITGLGPAETLLPDLRQDAEVIACPNALITAGFVDTHIHYPQTDMIASYGEQLLDWLNNYTFPAEQRFADSEHAAQTANVFLNELLRNGTTTALVFGTVHAASVDAFFAEAAARDLRMICGKVLMDRNAPEYLLDTAESGYNDSKALIERWHGKGRLHYAVTPRFAPTSSHEQMTLAAKLLHEYPDLYLHTHLSENKKEIEWVQALFPESRHYLDVYDRYQLLSERSVFAHGIHLCDHEYERLAETGSALAFCPTSNLFLGSGLFNLPKAEAHGVNVGLGTDVGAGTSFSILETLNEAYKVMQLQGAKLHPFKSLYLATLGGARALRLDDRIGSLAVGKDADFVVLDSHATPLLAHRMQYATSLEERLFVLMTLGDDRAVRYTVAAGNIVHERDAAPDNRPPKPTSI